Genomic window (Acropora muricata isolate sample 2 chromosome 11, ASM3666990v1, whole genome shotgun sequence):
CGAGATGAAAAAAGAGATTCGAGGTTTTCCAGACCACAACACAGTTATTTTATTGGTTACTGTACAATGCTTTTCCTTCTGTGCTTTATTATGCGGGAAAATACGGTTGTAACTTTTGAGTCTGTGGGTCAAATCCTGaagtgtgaccattcaaatgaaaggtGCTGAGTTGAACTTAAAGTTAGCAAACAGTATTTTTATATTGCGTTTGCTTGCCCATTGCTACGATTTACTTGCTCATTCCGGCATAATTCATCTCCAACGTTTAGGTCTTTATTAAAGGCTTCATTGTGAAAACGATTAAGGAATTGTACAGCAACTTTTActaatttctttttctgtttcaagGGATCTCAGAGGGGCAGAAGCTTATGTGGCCCCCAAGGCCTGGAGATGAGGGATACGACGGCTCGGGTGTAGTCACATCAGCTGATGCAAACAAGAAACTCGACTCCATTCCATCGAAAGATCTTAACGGCGCGATAAATTCACCCTTCTCAACCACCAGATGGAGAATTAAAAACAGTGGACCTCCTCCTGGTAAAAGATCTTTTGCTCGCGAATTGCCTAGAGCTAAACATGGGGACCGAGTTGAAAAAATGAAACGATCATTCAGTTTTCGCCACAAGTTcgaaaaagaatgaaaataaaagcaattttCATACAATTGACGTCCTGGTTAGACGTCTGGTGATGTTAAGAAGTTACAATAGATGTAGCTTCtctgttgcaaaaaaaaacacgatgTAATATTTTCTTGTGAATAAACACCTGAATTCCCTCTGCGAATTTGTCACTCCAGTGTTCGTATAAAATGTTTTAGAATTACACTTCGTGCAATAATTGTCAGGAGGGGGGCTGAAGAACGAGAGAGGGTACCAAGTAAACTCATAGCCTAAGGAGGGGGTTGCATGTAAATTTctatatgaaaagcagtgagcTTTATCTATATTTTTGTGGGCAAGCTGACACTAAAATTCAAATACCGATTACGTCTCAACAACAGTGATACTCAGTTGTGTTTGGGACTGATTTAAtatcaataaaacaaaaaatcaaaaatataacaaagatCCAACAGTAATTAATACCAAAGCCATGAGCAATTAACCCATCTGGTCTCATATCATATTAACATATTTCTAATGAAGAGCGCGTTCGATTGACGCAATTCTGGAATAAGAAAAAACggaataccgtatttattcgaATAAGCGCTTATCTAATctttcgcgccacaagtgcggcgcttattaacttttttgtcccagatgcggcgcttattcgagtaaacaCGGTAACCaccagatttttctttggaggcaGATTTAGGAAGGTAAATCCATAACATTTTTATCGGAAATGATGCCGAAATTATCCTTTGTATTCGGATACCATCAAAATTCTCATAGGTGCAATTTTTAGAAGTAAACGTTCGTATCAGTTCTTATTCCGGTataaggtcaatcgaacgcaccttAAGATAACTGATTAatcaggggcggatccaggttCACAAGAAGAGGATGCTCCATTATAAGAAGTAACTAGGGGACTCTGCAGTAATTATATGGAGGGGAGGTTCTAAAACGAGCCAAGTGGGCCTTGAAGTGAAGTTAAGCCCCCCCTGTAGTAATCGTGAAATAGCTTGTTACACCTGTCCCTTTGAGATAAAGTAACTACTAACCCCGCCGTCCCATCCCCCCATAATACACTGAAACTTGCCCATATATATTTGCTTGTGCGATGCCATCGTGGGGGATGAACAGTGCTTCAGAGCTAATATTCTTGACTTATCAATAAGTATTGAATGGAAAAATCATGGAACAGACCTTTGAAAGAGGAACGCATATATGATATATTTAGGTCATGAGGAGGAACTCCAGGGCCCATGGCTAATTATTCAAAGCCCGATtgagctaatcctggattagtggaaattttaattgctatttatttatggttaaaggaggatttttcacaagattaaggtttaaggaaaagtgaGAAATtagtaatttataaccttattatatgacccgtacggccccgcgcgcgccttcattgcaaaactattgacaaaatccccgtatgagggccgtacgtgatggcgcgagcaggtccggaaaacgccctccggacctgctaggatcgcgtacggccctcatacggggattttatcaatattgcgggcaagaagcgaactaaaacaactttgttgctgtataaatcccgacttttcggtcaaaatgagcaacattccgaattttgttacccgaaaagaaaaggaaaaaggaaaagcgtggtggtcatataataaaatgcttattgactgagttaggtcgggccggacgggaaaatatttggcccttggtcatggcgctcggtccgtacgccatgacctcgggccaaatattttcccgtccggccctaccactcagtcaataagtacatattattgggccacaattttgtggcaaacccaaCCCTTTTAAATaaagaacaattaaaatttaccctaacctTGGATTAGCTAAATCGGGGCTGGCCATAATTTTTGGGAGATTAGGAGGGGATTCAGAGCTAGACTTGCCTTTGTTGACAGCGGGCACTACAACATATGTCTCTATGCAAGGCTCGTTTTTCAGCCCACCCCCTCCTGATAATTATTTCATAGTCCCTCACAACGAAATGTTTGTGACGGTGTACTATTAACTTAAGATGAGATTGATAAATGCACCATAAAGGTTGGTTTTAGGCGTTGGACTTGATATAAGAATTTTATGTCACGTGAGAACTGGAAGCACCAACTTGTAAGCGATTTTAACTAGTGGGGCGTGTATACTTCTTTTTCAACGTTTTCGTTAATTTCTGATTCCTACTTActagcggttttcaaatgactggtaatactccgaccaatcacagcatgAGAGAAAGACGCGATGAACGAATCAGAACTCCTCgaaattacctgtaacttgctcaaagtgcggaaaaaatcgcgcgtacaagatGAGACTTTCACTGTCTGGGACGAGATTTTTAAACAACTTAATCAGTAAGTCACATGAAAACTAACCTAAGAATATTAATTAAGACCTTCTACATGGCcaaaatgattgtatttttgCTTTGCTATGTTTCTGTTTTCGCTGACTGAAGAGGAGCGAGCCtagaagagcgatggggttgaagtcatttcttagtACATCCTCTCCTAcgaaaaatcctggatccgccctaTTCATTATAGTCCCGCTACTGTAATATGGGTGAccaccagggcccagttgttcaaagcccgattaagctaatcctggattagtgaaaattttcattgtcatttatttactgttaaaggaggatttttcccaagattaatgtttaaggaaaataaattttaaattaaaaatcttattgggccacaattttgtggcaaacccacctttagcgttaaataaagagcgattaaaaattactctaacctaggattagcttaatcgggctttgaacaactgggcccaggtctCAGTTGTTCAAATGTTGAATAATATTGTTCAGCGAATAAATcgctatccattggataagtacaATCGAAACCTATTGATAGAGAGACggtgctatccaccctttgaacaaccggggccTGTAGTCTATTtagttattagggagcttatgTAAGGACGACGGCCAAATTGCTGTCAGTTGTTtagagattaaaaaaaattgacaatttgTCGCCAGGCGCTCACATCGTccacaaaactgcaaaacaggaCTTCTCACGCCGTAGAAAGGAGGAGAACGGTTACGAAATgtctaaaaatgaaaaacactaGCACAAAGCGGGcgcaaatgtttgtttttagcattgttatataattatttattataattgttCAATATGCAACTATGCGACGTTTCTTGTATCCGTCGTTGTAGTGGGTACTTTAGCTAGCTATTTATCAAAATGATGATATGGCACAATGGGGGCTTTTGCCTGTGGAATAGAAATGTTCCACAACAAAGTGTTGATCATATTTCCAGTGACAATAGGCACCATCTCTACAATAGGTGCGGTGGTGAATACACTCTGATTTCTATATTTCAGGGGCACTCTTGTCCTTATATCTTCCAATATGTCGGCCCAGTTGTCAAGTATCTGTTTTGGATAGTCTCTATGGTCATTATTAGTAACTGTCATATGAGTGTATCTTACAACCTGACCCCGAAACAAAACATCCGAAGCTAGAATAACGTATTTTTGGCTCTCCCACCAGCTTACTTCCTCGTAGTCAAGTCTGTAAGGCAAAATATGTTGAATGGCATCCGCGTGAAATGCATTGAAAGCGGCGTCAAATGAAATTGTCACTGGTAAGATTGGCGGGAAATTTCCCTCTGCAGGACGCGTCGAACAGCATAACGCCGGAACCAACAAACCATTAAGCATCGGTCTCCCGCATCGACTGCAGTAATTGCACAAGCCGATAGCGGGTTCATAGCTTAATAGGAAGTTTTCGAAAGCTTCAAGTGGATGTGTAGAGTTCCGACTGTAGATATCTTGAGTCGTGTTGGGCGTAAATGAAAACTCAATATCTTCATCCATAAAAATATAATAGCGGTATTTCTCTCTTCCATTCAATGCCAAGTGGTAAAGAATGTTTCTTCCGTTACTCCACGTGGTATTGCTTTGGTAAATGTAAACTACATCATTCAAGCTGGTGTATAAGTCTATGCATGGCCTGCCCCAACTTAAGACTATCACATCGCGGCGTTTAGAGATATTATGAGATTTAACAAACGATGTCAAATGTCGTGAAAGACAACTCTCCGCTTGCACAAGGTATACAAACTCCTTCCTTGTAGAACTTGAGAATCCATTGACACAGAATTTGACAAATTTTTCGATGTTGAGCAAGTGCAAATCATTTGAGATCGTGCGATAGTGGGTAAATATTACGACAAATAAACAAGCAGTCAATAGAAATCCCAAAATTCGGCAATTTGATCGTGTATGAGGCTTCATCCATGAATCACATTAAGAAAACCAAGCCATGTGGGAGATTTGTATCCTGTTAACTAACCGCTGGGAAACATTTTAAAGTTTCTATAAACATATTTTATTCCAGTGTTTAAAGGAAACAAGTAAACCACCAGTAGCATGTGCCTCCACTGAGATACGTCTAAGACACGGGTGCTATTTTGTGATAGCAATCGccagaaaaaaacagctaaaagaACTTGTTTTACCACAAAAAAACTACCATAAAATGTCTTCTCAGGTAACGCGGGTAAAGAGACACAAGATCTTTCTTGTTACATCCTTAGGTTTGCTGTGAGACCCATCTgatgtatttaaaaatattgttcCTTTAAGTAAAAAATTTAACCCGATAACTTTGATAATCCTATGGTTCCATGATTTAAAAACGGTTTATTAGTTTTACGAAACCGTGAAATGAAATGTATCCGTTGCTGTTGTTTTATCAATAACATAAGAACtggttatttttttcattttgaggAGGTTTGGAATAGCCTCAACTAAATTATTTTCTGATATTTCACCTCATTAAATATTTTGTTCAATGGAAATACTTAAAATTTGTAGGAGTCTCCGCTCCGTTGGCGCGATGCATAAGACAGATAATTCTaatacaaatttaaaattcgtaCGAAAATGGGCTAATTGGCACAGTCTATTACCTTATTCAGTTATCTTACTGCGAAACTAAAATCTTTAAATTGAATAGATTGCCAAGTTTCTTGAATCCTTTAAATATTCGTGTTCAGTTTATGAACTGCgctgtttttgtcttttttgagtGAGATGTAAAGATGCAAATGTAAACGAGGACGTCAACAGGGACTCACCTATAATATTACATATTATGATTTTGAGAGGCAATCGATTTAGTCTCTAACTGATGATGGTCTAtttatattttcttcatttccagTAATTCCTATCTAGCAATTCGCCTGGAACAGTTGTGACCGATAGGCTATctgacagaaaaataaaaacagctcAGGGGCTCAAAGTCATGGTTAGTATCCATATGTTATGTTTACAACCACCCGTAATCAAGAAGACGgttgtttttggctttttgttattttgttgcttttgtcttcttttttttttttaatgaatacTATCGCTCTCTTGAAGCTGACATTTTTCATCCGTTTGTTTTCTTATAATTAAGGCAATTTTGCTTTTTCTGTGCTTTTCTAAACTATAATCTTCTCGAAAATAGTAAAACAATATAGTTTATGTTCACGAGCatgaatagggagcttaagcacgcgcgattttgagacgcggacggcaagcggaagtgagctgttttcccttataaCTCGTCTTCACACATCACATTTACAATGCTAAGTACCTTTTCTCGATTATGGCTTATTAGTGTAAAAATGTGTGAGACACCACTATCCTGGCACAcggaatgttctcttccggttgccgtccgcgtctcaaaaacgcgcgtgtttaagctccctaatatgttCTGAGCCCGACTTGAATTCATTTTAAgtcgagccgttaggcgagggttaaaatgagctctgagaagggctttacgtcgtacgattatttgattctcacttttcattgatTTATTTTAGCGGGCCcaccaaattctccattttagcccgacAAAGTGAGATTCATCAATTTTCGACAAAGTTAGAATAATGTAGCTTATCAAGTGCTAAGTGCTCTcttgttaaggacggtgcctactaattaaacatattgtttccccggtgtgtgattatgcaggaaatgtagatcttaacaagtcctattgaaatccgaaaagaaaattggggctaACCGCGCATtgttcaaagataattcatgaataatatctgtaaaaagctttaaaatacaaagcaatgtatggcgttctttctcaaattgaagcttaattatctctcaaaaatgcatggttacccccaattttctttttggataccaagagtactacttactaagacctactttctccggatagttttaaaaccgcgcaaaaatatccctgtattagtaagcattggcgataggaaatccgagtatctggagatgcgcagaacgtatgcgcaataacaatagtaggcaccgtccttaatgcaAACCtataatgcaaatgagaaaaagcaaggctgatcaaacagtggGAGGAATATctattattttgtccaatatttcgaaagatactgcctttcttcatcagggtgaGACAAATTTTGCTTTTCGCAAACTAGTTCGTCACAATTTCAAATGGAGCAATCATGGCTCGAAGCTTTTTAGCCACTAAAGTGGTAAGTATCGCAATTTTATGTCACCTATAACAACCTTTGGAGTGTCCATGGATGCTTGTCAAAAATATGTCGTTGTCCTTCCCATATGGTAATCAGGAAAACTTTAAAAGTGTTACGCATGCGCAGACCAAAAGTCGTGTTGCTGAttcattctcgtcaccagagcctcggatcttatggctgcgcatgaccccaggctctgggaaactctacAGGAGTTTAGCTAAAATCTTGCTTTTTGGACCTCACGGTGCATACTCTTAgtgcaaacaggaaattaaaaatttccttCAAATTCACAATCtgcagttattttgatttttccaaTTTGTTTCACCTTTTCAGCAAagttctcctttatcccgagctttccgaaaaTTTGATTGCATCGGAGAAAacctggaagtgagaagcgcagcaacggcaaaCTCTTAAATCCACGTTACACGGTgtcttcggtgtttcgggatcttttaattccattttaATTTATAAGCAAAATTTCCAACATGAAAAGGCTTTTCCTTCCTCGAATatttgtaataggcggcgctcgcagagaagagcgcaaagcaaacttttcattttctcGCGAAATAGAATGaaccaatcatgtgcgtgttccTTGTTCTTCGCATAAAATAATGAGAAAGACACCTGTTTCTAGGTTCCCCAGAGCTCCcctctccctcagtcatgcgcaaaagagaagagctctaGGGTCGAGATTGCTTGCTGAGTTTGAATTTGACTTCTCCTATTGTCATTTAGGTTTTCTGTATTGCCTGGCCTCTGATGAATGACTCTGGTGTTTTACGTAAAACGCTTGTGGAAATCAATTCAGTTTCCCACTGTTTCCAAGCAACCCAAGGAAAAACTTCACCTGTCTTTGACTTTCTTGCGCATGCGTATGACTTAAGTATGGAGCCCTCTTcgacaaaataacaaaatcttTTCATTTCGTAATTTtcgtagttttttttttttaacaatatcaGAAAAATACGGGGAGAAAGAAGCCCGGCCTATAAAAAGATAAAAAGTGAAGATTACTGAAAATTAAACAGGCCTTTCCTTTgtcaacaataaataataaatgaacTCAATCTCCATGGCGAAAGTTATGACAAAAAATTgccgaaatttgcattttattcACGCCAGTTACAAATTCGTTGAAAGCAGATCTGAAAGCGTCTCTGCGCTGTGATAAAGTTAAATCGTTttaatttgagtcgaatttCTAAACTTCTGTTCAGCGGGCGAAGAAAGGCCTTCTAAAAGGGCGTCATGAACGTTTTCGTCCGAAAAACGTCGCTGGAAATGTTTATCTTCGCCATTATTTTTTGCAGTGTAATCGATTCCAGCTCTGGAGGAAATTCCACGACAAATTCTACAGGAGGTGAGGATTAAGGATATAACCAAATGATGTTATCAAATAGTCAACACAGAAAATCGTTTGAAGTGCACTGAAGATCGAAATATTAATGTCGGTTTGTATATTATGCAGGAACgggaattttatttcattatcattAAAAAATGTCTTCCTCTGTTCCGTTGATCGGTATTTTGGCACTCGGTCTCTTTTGCTTGAGGAGAATTTACCTTTTGCGTATTATATTGGAGGTATTTTGTTCCTGGGATATCCACAGATTTTCTACCCAAAGACCTTATTCACTTAAAATAATAACTTCTTGCAAAAAGCCTTCGTGTTTACTTAGACATAAATGACCGGCTACGTCgatgcagttttttttctttttttgatctCGCGATGTTTTGCATGAAAAACATATAAATACTTGAAACATTTCTTCCACAAATTGAGTGTAATACTGTGCTGGTGCCGGTCATTTTCAACTGAAATAATTTCAGAAAATAAGTTTTGCGTTTAATTATTCATGATAGACTTTCCCAGAAAGGGAAAAAGTCAGAGCGTTTCGCGGAGATGCAGCTTTTACTAAAGTGTGTTAAAAGACCAATCATTTGATTCTTGTTGTTGCTGTCCTTAGGACACAGAATGAAAATCAAACGTAATTTTTTGGCAAGTTTAGcggacattttctttttttaagagaTTAGAGCGGCGACAAATCAAACTAAAGGGCACTAACTCCAGATCTTAAGGAAAAAGTATTTTGTCTTCTAACGAGACTGCAGTCAGAGAAAAAGTTTAGTTGTTTGTATTTCTTTATTGATCCAAACCCTAAGTAATAAAATTTCCAGGGATCTACCGAGTCTATAGATCTTTGCCCCATTTCATAAATACTTAGCGAATTTTGTTGATGAGATATGTCGGTTTTTAAGAAGGGAGGAAAACCAGGGTACCCGTAGAAAAAAACCTTgcagtcaggttgagatcaagTGAAATTCAACTCGCATACAATGGGAAGCCTTGGATGCATGGTTGATGGCCACTAAGTCAAAGTGAATCTGAAAGGCGGCACTGGAATAATCACTTAGACCATTACCCATTTCGGTGGGTTATTATTTTTCTAACAGGCCTAGTAACCTTGGTGATGCAATGggaactgtttttttcttttacatagGCGAGGGGCGGATAACTTTGCGCATGACCAGCTTGTTCTAATTTAGTAGTGGAGTTCGGCATTTGGCATAAGCAACTATCTAAACAGATGTTG
Coding sequences:
- the LOC136889071 gene encoding uncharacterized protein, translated to MKPHTRSNCRILGFLLTACLFVVIFTHYRTISNDLHLLNIEKFVKFCVNGFSSSTRKEFVYLVQAESCLSRHLTSFVKSHNISKRRDVIVLSWGRPCIDLYTSLNDVVYIYQSNTTWSNGRNILYHLALNGREKYRYYIFMDEDIEFSFTPNTTQDIYSRNSTHPLEAFENFLLSYEPAIGLCNYCSRCGRPMLNGLLVPALCCSTRPAEGNFPPILPVTISFDAAFNAFHADAIQHILPYRLDYEEVSWWESQKYVILASDVLFRGQVVRYTHMTVTNNDHRDYPKQILDNWADILEDIRTRVPLKYRNQSVFTTAPIVEMVPIVTGNMINTLLWNISIPQAKAPIVPYHHFDK